In one Myotis daubentonii chromosome 1, mMyoDau2.1, whole genome shotgun sequence genomic region, the following are encoded:
- the LOC132226915 gene encoding U1 small nuclear ribonucleoprotein C-like gives MPKFYCDYCDTYLTHGSPSVRKTHCSGRKHNKNVEDYYQKWMEEQAQSLTDKTTAAFQQGKIPPTPFSAPAPAGAMIPPPQSLPGPPLPGMMPAPHMGGPPMMPMMGPAPGTRPPMGGDMPMMPGPPVMRPPTRPMMVPTRPGMTRPDG, from the coding sequence ATGCCGAAGTTTTATTGTGACTACTGCGATACATACCTCACCCATGGCTCTCCATCTGTGAGAAAGACACACTGCAGTGGTAGGAAACACAACAAGAATGTGGAAGACTACTATCAGAAATGGATGGAAGAGCAGGCTCAGAGCCTGACTGACAAAACAACTGCAGCATTTCAGCAAGGAAAGATACCTCCTACTCCATTCTCAGCTCCCGCTCCTGCAGGGGCGATGATCCCACCTCCCCAGAGTCTTCCGGGTCCACCTCTCCCCGGTATGATGCCAGCACCCCATATGGGGGGCCCTCCCATGATGCCAATGATGGGACCTGCTCCTGGAACGAGGCCTCCTATGGGAGGGGACATGCCAATGATGCCTGGGCCCCCAGTGATGAGACCTCCCACCCGTCCCATGATGGTGCCCACTCGGCCTGGAATGACTCGACCAGACGGATAA